One genomic window of Pecten maximus chromosome 3, xPecMax1.1, whole genome shotgun sequence includes the following:
- the LOC117323681 gene encoding BPTI/Kunitz domain-containing protein-like yields the protein MYNMGWLWVSMSICMVLPLALSQRVLDLPNRCFREPDPALCKIGRARYYFNATTEVCEVTRNTRCSGGKRPTLFSSMARCMKRCGCMADVHPGPCEGHNVRYYYNKTYRMCTTFIFGGCGGNFNNFRTFFQCQWTCNPRSFSFDFDF from the exons ATGTACAACATGGGATGGTTGTGGGTGTCGATGTCCATATGTATGGTTCTGCCACTTGCACTGTCGCAGAGAGTATTGGATCTACCGAACC gaTGTTTCCGGGAGCCGGACCCGGCCTTATGTAAGATAGGACGAGCACGGTACTACTTTAACGCGACAACGGAGGTTTGTGAGGTGACGAGGAACACGCGGTGCTCTGGAGGTAAAAGACCCACCCTCTTCTCTTCAATGGCCCGATGTATGAAAAGATGTGGCTGTATGGCAGACGTCCATCCTGGGCCATGTGAGGGCCATAATGTCCGGTACTACTATAACAAGACGTACCGGATGTGTACAACGTTTATTTTTGGTGGATGCGGTGGGAACTTTAACAACTTTCGCACGTTCTTTCAGTGTCAATGGACGTGCAACCCACGTTCCTTCTCTTTTGACTTTGATTTTTAA